A genomic region of Nostoc sp. UHCC 0702 contains the following coding sequences:
- a CDS encoding transposase, which yields MERYQNGERTISIDEMTGIQATERLEKDLPMRPGKVERREFEYIRHGTQSLIASFDIATGQIVEPNCGNTRTEEDFVQHIRRIIESDPQAIKWHLIMDCLNTHQSESLVRFVAQKEDLNIDLGIKGKSGILKSMKSRAAFLSDQTHRIVFHYTPKHSSWLNQIEIWFSILVRKLLKRASFKSQDDLKTRILEFIDYFNQTMAKPFKWTYKGKVLAI from the coding sequence ATTGAACGTTATCAAAACGGAGAGCGTACAATATCGATTGATGAAATGACTGGGATTCAGGCTACAGAGCGTTTAGAAAAAGATTTACCAATGCGACCGGGTAAGGTTGAAAGACGGGAGTTTGAGTATATTCGTCACGGTACACAAAGCTTAATTGCTAGTTTCGATATTGCCACTGGTCAAATTGTTGAACCAAATTGTGGAAACACAAGAACCGAAGAAGATTTTGTCCAACATATTCGTCGAATTATTGAAAGCGACCCTCAGGCAATCAAATGGCATTTGATTATGGACTGTCTTAATACTCACCAGTCGGAATCATTAGTTCGCTTTGTTGCACAAAAAGAAGATTTAAACATTGACCTTGGAATTAAGGGCAAAAGTGGCATTCTGAAATCGATGAAATCCCGTGCAGCTTTTTTGAGTGACCAAACACACCGAATTGTTTTCCATTACACACCCAAACATTCTTCTTGGCTCAACCAAATTGAAATTTGGTTCAGTATTTTGGTTCGCAAGTTACTCAAGCGTGCTAGCTTCAAAAGTCAGGATGACCTCAAAACCCGAATTCTCGAATTTATCGATTACTTTAATCAAACAATGGCTAAACCTTTTAAGTGGACATATAAGGGTAAAGTGTTGGCTATCTAA
- a CDS encoding P pilus assembly protein, chaperone PapD — MLKFAQNFIPLFTTLAISSIAFIPKIAQAQIRYSPLIIESTAEQGQARGILEITNGGNQPFRGRIYAEPFTYNRDGFVSEKSNPQDLTPFLTFSPREVVIAPGQTRRIRLVSQFLPSTPSGEYRAVIFTEGLEEVQTQGQYTVGIKPRFGITMYVRQGQTAPNLTVQSASFNPQSKQIVLLVNNKGNASTFPNAIWTLKQGGTTVGTGDSKNFTIIAGQERNILINYLQKDKKVAAGEYQLTGDLVWGDGEKPQNLPFNLKITITPEQAASANK, encoded by the coding sequence ATGCTAAAATTTGCCCAAAATTTCATACCTTTATTTACTACCCTTGCCATCTCCAGCATTGCATTTATCCCAAAAATTGCCCAAGCCCAAATTCGCTATTCGCCACTAATAATAGAATCTACTGCTGAACAAGGTCAAGCCAGAGGAATTCTGGAAATTACCAATGGCGGAAATCAACCATTTCGCGGTCGCATCTATGCTGAACCTTTCACCTATAATCGGGATGGATTTGTATCTGAAAAATCTAATCCCCAAGATTTAACTCCTTTTCTCACCTTTTCTCCCCGTGAAGTAGTTATTGCACCCGGACAAACTCGCCGCATTCGCCTAGTTTCTCAATTTCTCCCCAGTACTCCATCAGGCGAATATCGCGCCGTAATTTTTACTGAAGGTTTAGAAGAAGTACAAACCCAAGGACAATATACAGTAGGAATTAAACCCCGGTTTGGGATTACTATGTATGTCCGCCAAGGACAGACAGCACCAAATTTAACCGTCCAGAGTGCTAGTTTTAATCCTCAAAGTAAGCAAATAGTTTTGTTAGTCAACAACAAAGGTAATGCTTCAACCTTTCCTAATGCCATTTGGACTTTGAAACAGGGGGGAACAACAGTAGGAACAGGAGATAGTAAGAATTTTACAATAATTGCTGGGCAAGAACGCAATATCCTAATTAACTATTTACAAAAAGATAAAAAAGTGGCAGCCGGTGAATATCAATTAACTGGAGATTTAGTTTGGGGTGATGGAGAAAAACCACAAAACTTACCATTTAATCTCAAGATAACTATTACACCAGAACAAGCAGCAAGTGCTAATAAATGA
- a CDS encoding helix-turn-helix domain-containing protein produces MARLAAKVLNLNESDRSQLQQLINRHNTAQQIVLRAKIILLASEGKNHGEIARLLDISLDMARLWRNRWLENSDKELSILQRLQDSERIGAPVKFSMEQVIELFALACSPPEDYGRSISHWTSRELADEIMKQGIIESISVRHVGRLLEEAELKPHQSRYWLTPPS; encoded by the coding sequence GTGGCACGATTAGCTGCAAAAGTATTAAATTTGAACGAGAGCGATCGCTCACAACTCCAACAGTTGATCAACCGACACAATACGGCGCAACAAATAGTACTACGTGCAAAAATAATTCTCCTAGCGTCAGAGGGGAAAAATCATGGCGAAATTGCTCGATTATTAGATATAAGTCTTGATATGGCTCGTTTATGGCGAAACCGATGGTTGGAAAATAGCGATAAAGAGTTGTCTATTTTGCAGAGATTACAAGACTCAGAGCGTATTGGCGCACCAGTAAAATTTAGTATGGAGCAAGTAATCGAACTATTCGCCCTTGCATGTTCACCACCCGAAGACTATGGACGATCAATAAGTCATTGGACATCAAGAGAACTAGCGGACGAAATCATGAAACAAGGTATCATTGAAAGCATATCTGTCCGCCATGTTGGAAGATTATTAGAAGAAGCAGAACTTAAACCCCACCAGAGCCGCTACTGGTTAACCCCCCCCTCTTGA
- a CDS encoding carboxypeptidase regulatory-like domain-containing protein produces MNWRIGYWVSQNKCFHYQFVLPTLQSAFMLIAGISLGDQHILANTEPKICVICSIHTNNTSKTNYLFEPLLQIPNTLSQILEKPQQTIAEPTKFTRLPVGLNVGKNPVVESTFVKGAEDGQQAIDFENWLVSFNDVKQVLNLDIKTLDDGQLEVRSAGLRTRINPQELKTDPELGLVISIADIQTKFGVKCEFNLIDYAIVFNLPWLNLEEKQTEQKTLPVILDGLTKVPAPSFTLAAMGQQINITGNSNSNSIQSQGNLTAIGSLLGGSVTLKMNQSDLTDTNTWRLDEAQYLRQTPNADYIVGSQPTFWQTQGKGSYWGFTTIQRLGFTSPTPSGGGFSPSQRLQTGEINRTITGEAKPGTLVQLKSGISNTVFAEVLVDSSGIYRFGNIPMGGINGNSYRVYLYPNGQLTAQPKIEEAKFTILSGQLSPKTSALIISTGLSQQPSKNNVIGNFQDWRGGVAYRLGVTEELTVGAGVIYDQSLLGLGELFYQPQKFPLRVNASLLMGTQKRGWDYNANINFNPSPQFSLNFLSDRLSQRFELNWQALNGVGFKFSSDTRENTFNAGVNLALIAHNFSIFSSVDVDTKNRLRWNISSSLANLQFTHRQNEIGANTELNYNFSGSSQLGNSLTIGYETLDYNNYDYLATAKFRYRSKTLTNGYRPLWEFDLGYGIGSRGNGLIGSVSTAIIPGLTLGLRYQEISPTSNDMSFKIELSPSFNLQPQLSLGDSRFDRLRSEGGLFVQPFLDNNGNNIYDKNEEIYTQDTDLLLIINNQTIKSLPTDLTSKGVFIKLTPGFYRLDLDPAGYPINRKPLESSYAVEVVAGGYTTVRVPMTLSYTVAGRVTVSGGNPVGGVKVEAILSQLGKSKKTIVSITNGAGIFFLEELQPGIYNLLVNGQPAQPGRIEINQNSKTLQELNLVINN; encoded by the coding sequence ATGAACTGGAGAATAGGGTATTGGGTAAGCCAAAATAAGTGCTTTCACTATCAATTTGTATTGCCCACCCTACAATCAGCTTTTATGTTAATCGCTGGTATTAGTTTAGGTGACCAACATATACTTGCAAATACAGAACCAAAAATATGTGTAATTTGTTCTATTCATACAAACAATACAAGCAAGACAAACTATTTATTTGAACCGCTGCTACAAATTCCCAATACCTTAAGCCAAATACTTGAAAAGCCTCAACAAACCATAGCAGAACCAACAAAGTTTACTCGTTTACCAGTGGGTTTAAATGTGGGAAAAAACCCTGTGGTTGAGTCAACTTTTGTTAAGGGTGCGGAAGATGGTCAGCAAGCTATTGACTTTGAAAATTGGTTAGTCTCTTTTAATGATGTCAAGCAAGTATTAAATTTAGATATTAAAACCTTAGACGATGGTCAATTAGAAGTGCGTTCTGCTGGTTTAAGAACTCGCATCAATCCTCAAGAATTAAAAACTGATCCGGAATTAGGGCTAGTTATATCCATTGCAGATATTCAAACTAAATTCGGGGTTAAATGTGAATTTAATTTAATTGATTATGCGATTGTTTTTAATCTTCCTTGGTTGAATTTGGAAGAAAAACAGACAGAACAAAAAACACTACCTGTTATTCTTGATGGATTAACCAAAGTTCCAGCACCAAGTTTTACTTTGGCTGCTATGGGACAACAAATTAATATAACTGGTAATTCTAATTCTAATTCAATACAGTCTCAAGGTAATTTAACAGCTATTGGTAGTCTTTTGGGTGGAAGTGTAACTCTTAAAATGAACCAATCAGATTTAACAGATACAAACACTTGGAGACTAGATGAAGCACAATATTTACGTCAAACTCCTAATGCTGATTATATTGTTGGTTCTCAGCCGACTTTTTGGCAAACTCAAGGTAAGGGTTCATATTGGGGATTTACTACTATTCAACGTTTAGGCTTTACTTCCCCAACTCCATCAGGAGGCGGTTTTAGTCCTAGCCAAAGATTGCAAACTGGGGAAATAAACCGCACAATTACAGGAGAAGCAAAACCAGGGACTTTAGTACAGTTAAAATCAGGAATTAGTAACACAGTATTTGCAGAAGTTTTAGTTGATTCTTCTGGGATATACCGCTTTGGCAATATCCCGATGGGAGGAATTAATGGTAATAGCTACCGTGTTTATTTATATCCTAATGGACAACTAACTGCACAACCAAAAATCGAAGAAGCCAAATTTACTATTCTATCGGGACAACTGAGTCCAAAAACTTCAGCTTTAATAATTTCTACAGGGTTGAGTCAACAGCCATCGAAAAATAATGTGATTGGTAACTTTCAAGACTGGCGTGGTGGAGTAGCTTATCGCCTGGGAGTAACAGAAGAATTAACTGTTGGTGCTGGAGTAATTTACGACCAATCGCTATTAGGATTAGGAGAATTGTTCTATCAACCTCAAAAATTTCCTTTAAGAGTCAACGCTTCATTATTAATGGGAACTCAAAAGCGAGGTTGGGACTATAATGCCAATATTAACTTTAATCCATCTCCTCAGTTTAGCTTAAATTTTTTGAGCGATCGCCTTTCCCAACGTTTTGAACTCAATTGGCAAGCTTTGAACGGTGTGGGTTTTAAATTTAGTAGTGATACTAGAGAAAATACCTTTAATGCTGGAGTTAATCTGGCTTTGATTGCTCATAATTTTTCCATATTTAGTAGTGTAGATGTTGACACAAAAAATCGTTTGCGCTGGAATATCAGTTCTTCTTTAGCCAATTTACAATTTACCCACCGCCAAAATGAAATTGGTGCTAATACAGAACTTAACTATAACTTTTCTGGCTCTTCGCAACTGGGAAATTCTTTAACAATTGGTTACGAAACCCTCGATTATAATAACTATGATTACCTAGCCACCGCTAAATTTCGCTACCGTTCAAAAACCCTAACCAATGGATATAGACCTCTCTGGGAATTTGATCTAGGTTATGGAATTGGTTCTAGAGGTAACGGATTAATAGGTTCTGTATCTACCGCTATTATTCCAGGGTTAACTTTGGGATTACGCTATCAGGAAATCTCGCCTACAAGTAATGACATGAGTTTTAAAATAGAATTATCTCCAAGTTTTAACTTACAACCTCAACTGAGTTTAGGAGATTCTCGTTTTGACCGCTTACGCAGTGAGGGGGGGCTTTTTGTTCAGCCATTCTTAGATAACAATGGCAATAATATATATGATAAAAATGAAGAAATTTATACTCAAGACACAGATTTATTATTAATAATTAATAATCAAACTATTAAATCTTTGCCAACTGACTTGACCTCAAAAGGAGTTTTTATCAAACTGACTCCAGGATTTTATCGCCTTGACCTCGATCCTGCGGGTTATCCAATCAACAGAAAACCTCTAGAATCTTCCTATGCGGTGGAAGTAGTTGCTGGAGGTTATACTACCGTTAGGGTTCCGATGACGCTTTCCTATACAGTTGCAGGTAGAGTTACAGTTAGTGGAGGAAACCCGGTTGGAGGTGTGAAAGTCGAGGCGATACTATCTCAGCTAGGAAAATCAAAAAAAACTATCGTTTCGATTACAAATGGTGCAGGAATTTTCTTTTTAGAAGAATTGCAGCCAGGAATTTATAATTTATTAGTTAATGGTCAACCTGCTCAACCTGGTAGAATCGAGATTAATCAAAATTCCAAAACATTGCAAGAACTTAATTTAGTTATAAATAATTAG
- a CDS encoding cytochrome P450, with protein sequence MNKQQLPPGSFGLPFLGETFDFISDPYQFVNKRYRQYGPISKTNLFGKPTVVIAGPEAVEFVLVKHMEYFSWREGWPKNFKVLLGESLFLQDGEENRKNRRLMMPALHGPALANYLTAMENITLSYLKKWEEKQEFNWYQEFKQLTFDIASQLLVGTNAGSENQRLSRLFQELTNGLLAINPLPLPFTTLGKAVAARNQILEYITKVVRERQQHPTKDALSLLIQAKDEDGNSLSEKELIAQAVLLVFAGHETTTSMLTWLCVELARKPEILQRAREEQLQLASKGSLDLEQLNQMPYLDQIFSEVERVYPPINGGFRGVIKEFEYNGFYVPAGWQLLYSITVTHRLEEIYPQPEHFDPDRFSPQRQENKQYPFSLIGFGGGPRICIGIAFAKMEMKIVLAHLLRSYHWDILPNQSLDIVRLPTNRPKDGLRVRFQPR encoded by the coding sequence ATGAACAAACAGCAACTACCACCAGGAAGCTTTGGTCTACCTTTTTTAGGTGAGACATTTGACTTTATTTCTGACCCCTACCAGTTTGTTAACAAGCGCTATCGCCAATACGGGCCGATCTCCAAAACTAATCTTTTTGGCAAACCAACTGTAGTGATAGCAGGGCCAGAAGCGGTTGAATTTGTCCTTGTCAAACATATGGAGTATTTTTCTTGGCGTGAAGGATGGCCCAAGAATTTCAAAGTCTTGTTAGGTGAATCACTGTTTCTGCAAGATGGAGAAGAAAACCGTAAAAATCGTCGTTTGATGATGCCGGCGCTACATGGGCCAGCATTAGCAAATTACCTAACTGCAATGGAGAATATCACACTTAGTTATTTGAAAAAGTGGGAAGAAAAACAAGAATTTAACTGGTATCAAGAATTTAAACAGCTAACATTTGATATTGCTAGTCAGTTGTTGGTAGGTACTAATGCAGGTTCTGAAAATCAGCGCTTGAGTCGCTTATTTCAAGAACTGACAAATGGTTTATTGGCGATTAATCCACTACCTTTACCATTTACTACACTGGGGAAAGCCGTAGCAGCTCGCAATCAAATTCTAGAGTATATCACCAAAGTTGTTAGAGAACGTCAGCAACATCCTACTAAAGATGCTCTGAGTTTATTAATACAAGCCAAAGATGAAGATGGTAACAGCTTAAGTGAGAAAGAACTGATTGCCCAAGCAGTACTGTTAGTCTTTGCAGGACATGAAACTACAACTTCTATGTTGACTTGGTTATGTGTAGAATTAGCCCGGAAACCAGAAATTCTGCAACGTGCTAGAGAAGAACAATTACAACTTGCTAGTAAAGGTAGTTTAGACTTAGAACAACTAAATCAAATGCCTTATTTAGACCAAATTTTCTCGGAAGTAGAGAGAGTTTATCCACCTATTAATGGGGGTTTCCGTGGTGTTATCAAAGAGTTTGAATATAATGGTTTTTATGTACCCGCCGGTTGGCAATTGCTTTATTCAATAACCGTAACTCATCGCCTAGAAGAAATTTACCCTCAACCAGAACATTTTGATCCAGACCGTTTCAGCCCCCAGCGTCAAGAAAATAAACAGTATCCTTTTAGTTTAATTGGTTTTGGGGGTGGGCCACGCATCTGTATCGGCATAGCCTTTGCCAAAATGGAAATGAAGATTGTTCTCGCCCATCTTCTACGTAGCTATCATTGGGACATATTGCCTAATCAAAGTTTAGATATAGTGCGACTGCCCACGAATCGTCCCAAAGATGGGTTACGAGTTAGATTTCAGCCTCGGTGA
- a CDS encoding protein rep gives MVYFRRAVLGDFVSAEASDRNFIALNLSSQNNLSKVQDALSLNKICPLGKTWDKHKTNADIVSNYYATAGENFFNQYAWRVRMCSEWLKFRLLPEESEDIFSLKLSDARFCRVRHCPVCQWRRSLMWKAKAYKILPQVATDYPKHRWLFVTLTVRNCKIDELRGTLDEINKAFKRLTELKAWPGKGWIKSVEVTKGRDGVSAHPHLHILAMVQSSYFSHGYLSHAKWVALWQQCLRIDYQPVVHISAIAKQHDPKLLIPEILKYQVKESDLVADKEWFLELTRQLHKTRAIAVGGILRQYMRELEEKNQDLIDESEQTDEVDEGSLSFRWQCKLQKYKSE, from the coding sequence TTGGTTTATTTCCGCCGTGCTGTACTAGGGGATTTTGTGTCTGCTGAAGCCTCAGATAGAAACTTTATTGCTTTGAATTTATCGTCACAAAATAATTTATCAAAAGTTCAAGATGCACTTAGCCTGAACAAGATTTGCCCTTTAGGCAAAACTTGGGATAAGCACAAAACAAATGCTGATATAGTTTCCAACTATTACGCTACAGCAGGCGAAAATTTTTTCAATCAGTATGCTTGGCGGGTGAGAATGTGTTCCGAGTGGTTGAAATTTCGATTACTACCAGAAGAATCAGAAGATATATTCAGCCTAAAGCTATCAGATGCTCGATTTTGTAGAGTTCGTCACTGTCCTGTCTGTCAGTGGCGGCGATCGCTCATGTGGAAAGCAAAAGCTTATAAGATTCTCCCACAAGTTGCCACAGACTATCCTAAGCACCGTTGGCTGTTTGTCACATTGACTGTAAGGAATTGCAAAATTGACGAACTCAGGGGAACCTTGGATGAAATAAACAAAGCTTTTAAGCGATTAACTGAACTGAAAGCTTGGCCTGGGAAAGGTTGGATTAAATCTGTAGAAGTAACCAAGGGTAGAGATGGAGTATCCGCACACCCACATTTACACATTTTGGCAATGGTGCAGTCTTCGTATTTCAGTCATGGCTATCTTTCCCACGCCAAGTGGGTGGCTTTGTGGCAGCAGTGCTTAAGAATAGATTATCAGCCAGTTGTTCATATTAGCGCGATCGCAAAGCAGCACGACCCCAAACTACTTATTCCAGAGATTCTCAAGTATCAGGTAAAAGAATCAGACTTGGTGGCTGATAAAGAATGGTTTTTGGAGTTAACCCGCCAGCTGCATAAAACCAGAGCGATCGCTGTTGGGGGTATACTCAGGCAATATATGCGGGAATTAGAGGAGAAAAACCAAGACCTCATTGATGAGAGTGAACAGACAGATGAGGTTGATGAGGGGAGTTTGTCTTTCAGATGGCAGTGTAAGTTACAAAAGTACAAGAGTGAGTGA